A section of the Stenotrophomonas sp. 364 genome encodes:
- a CDS encoding glycoside hydrolase family 3 N-terminal domain-containing protein has protein sequence MAADRIETLIAKMTVEEKVGQLGVFADMVRPFAPDVNPEANVLNADQVLQQVREGKVGSLFNGVGVEAGRRIQQVALEESRLGIPVILAADVIHGMRTVFPIPLGEAASFEPDLAERTARATAVEATAAGLHWTYAPAVDIARDQRWGRGAEGAGEDVVLGCAFAAARVRGFQGPDLRAADALLATPKHFAAYGAVMAGMEYNMVDISPQTLRDVHLPPFQAAFEAGALTVMSSFNDINGVPASANAELLTDILRGEWKFPGVVISDYTADMELVAHGYAADDRDATAKAFTAGLDLSMQSGFYAEHLPGLIESGEVPMATLDESVRRILRLKDAIGLFDDPYRSLDLDREASTAHIAEHDALSRDAARRSIVLLKNTDAVLPLKKTGQKIALIGPFVQDRENIEGCWTLFGDKSRYVSLEAGVRAAISDEALLEIVPGCDLEAAVQDGIEQAVAAALRADVVVLALGEPQRYSGEAQSRVEITLPPAQQALAEAVAMTGKPLVVLLRNGRALALQGAVRNAQAVAITWYLGTQTGHAVADVLFGDYNPSGRLPVSFPQVSGQQPFFYNHPRTGRPELPTMSEFKARWREIPNEALYPFGHGVGYTTFGYGVPQLSAEKLGWDDTLTITTTLTNTGAVAGEEVVQLYIHDRVASRVRPVRELKAFRKVALQPGQSTEVQFTLDRTALGFTGRDGVFRAEPGQFELWVCASSASGEPVIFELLAG, from the coding sequence GTGGCCGCCGATCGTATCGAAACCCTCATTGCCAAGATGACCGTCGAAGAAAAAGTCGGCCAGCTGGGTGTGTTTGCCGACATGGTTCGGCCGTTCGCCCCGGACGTGAACCCGGAAGCCAACGTGCTCAACGCCGACCAGGTGCTGCAGCAGGTGCGCGAGGGCAAGGTGGGGTCGCTGTTCAACGGCGTGGGCGTGGAAGCCGGCCGCCGCATCCAGCAGGTGGCGCTGGAAGAAAGCCGCCTGGGCATTCCGGTGATCCTGGCGGCCGATGTCATCCACGGCATGCGCACCGTGTTCCCGATCCCGCTGGGCGAAGCGGCCAGCTTCGAGCCCGACTTGGCCGAGCGCACCGCACGCGCCACTGCGGTGGAAGCCACGGCGGCCGGCCTGCACTGGACCTACGCACCGGCGGTGGACATCGCCCGCGACCAGCGCTGGGGCCGCGGTGCCGAAGGTGCCGGTGAAGACGTGGTGCTGGGCTGTGCGTTCGCCGCCGCCCGCGTGCGCGGCTTCCAGGGTCCGGACCTGCGCGCCGCCGATGCGCTGCTGGCCACGCCGAAGCATTTCGCCGCCTATGGCGCGGTGATGGCCGGTATGGAATACAACATGGTCGACATCTCGCCGCAGACCCTGCGCGACGTGCACCTGCCGCCGTTCCAGGCCGCCTTCGAGGCCGGCGCGCTCACCGTGATGTCCTCCTTCAACGACATCAACGGCGTGCCGGCCAGCGCCAACGCTGAACTGCTCACCGACATCCTGCGCGGCGAGTGGAAGTTCCCGGGCGTGGTGATCTCCGATTACACCGCCGACATGGAGCTGGTTGCGCACGGCTATGCCGCCGATGACCGCGACGCCACCGCCAAGGCGTTCACCGCCGGCCTGGACCTCAGCATGCAGAGCGGCTTCTATGCCGAGCACCTGCCGGGCCTGATCGAGAGTGGCGAAGTGCCGATGGCCACGCTGGACGAATCGGTGCGCCGCATCCTGCGCCTGAAGGATGCGATCGGCCTGTTCGACGATCCCTACCGTTCGCTGGACCTGGACCGCGAAGCGTCCACCGCGCACATCGCCGAACACGATGCGCTGTCGCGCGATGCCGCGCGCCGGTCGATCGTGCTGCTCAAGAACACCGACGCGGTGCTGCCGCTGAAGAAGACCGGGCAGAAGATCGCGCTGATCGGGCCATTCGTGCAGGACCGCGAGAACATCGAAGGCTGCTGGACCCTGTTCGGCGACAAGTCGCGCTATGTGAGCCTGGAAGCCGGCGTGCGCGCGGCGATCAGCGATGAAGCCCTGCTTGAAATCGTGCCGGGCTGTGACCTGGAAGCGGCCGTGCAGGACGGCATCGAGCAGGCCGTGGCCGCTGCACTGCGCGCCGACGTGGTGGTGCTGGCGCTGGGCGAACCGCAGCGTTACAGCGGTGAAGCGCAGTCGCGCGTCGAAATCACCCTGCCGCCGGCCCAGCAGGCGCTGGCCGAGGCGGTGGCCATGACCGGCAAGCCGCTGGTGGTGCTGCTGCGCAATGGTCGCGCGCTGGCACTGCAGGGCGCGGTGCGCAATGCGCAGGCGGTGGCGATCACGTGGTACCTGGGCACCCAGACCGGTCATGCCGTGGCCGATGTACTGTTCGGCGACTACAACCCGTCCGGCCGCCTGCCGGTGAGCTTCCCGCAGGTGTCGGGCCAGCAGCCGTTCTTCTACAACCACCCGCGCACCGGTCGCCCGGAACTGCCGACCATGTCCGAGTTCAAGGCGCGCTGGCGCGAGATCCCGAACGAGGCGCTGTATCCGTTCGGGCATGGCGTGGGCTACACCACCTTCGGCTACGGCGTGCCGCAGCTGAGTGCGGAGAAGCTGGGCTGGGATGACACCCTGACCATCACCACCACGCTCACCAACACCGGTGCGGTGGCGGGCGAGGAAGTGGTGCAGCTGTACATCCACGACCGCGTGGCCAGCCGCGTGCGGCCGGTGCGTGAGCTGAAGGCGTTCCGCAAGGTGGCGCTGCAGCCGGGCCAGAGCACCGAGGTGCAGTTCACCCTGGACCGCACTGCCCTGGGCTTCACCGGCCGCGACGGCGTGTTCCGCGCCGAGCCGGGCCAGTTTGAGCTGTGGGTGTGTGCGTCGTCGGCGAGTGGCGAGCCGGTGATCTTCGAGCTGCTGGCCGGTTGA
- a CDS encoding PQQ-dependent sugar dehydrogenase, translating to MTRKLLLSLAVTLTLPLFATACVAADKAAPPVLKKAEWPFAATEAGTFNEPWAMSFLPDGSLLVSEKAGTLQHVDLKTGKRAAISGVPKVAYAGQGGFGDVLPHPGFAKNQLVYVSYAEAGEGDTRGAAVGRARLVLAADGSGTLQDFKVIWRQTPKVEGGGHYGHRLAFGPDGKLWITSSERQKFDPAQDMGGNLGKIVRLNDDGSVPADNPFASQGGVAAQVWSLGHRNALGIAFDARGKLWVHEMGPAGGDELNLIQRGANYGYPIVSNGNHYDGRDIPDHSTRPEFAAPKVTWTPVISPAGFIIYNGAQFPQWKGSGFIGGLSSKALVRVAFDGDNAREAERFDMGERIREVEQGPDGAIWLLEDGKNGRLLKLTPKG from the coding sequence ATGACCCGCAAGCTGCTGCTGTCGCTCGCCGTCACCCTCACCCTGCCCCTCTTCGCCACCGCCTGCGTGGCCGCTGACAAGGCGGCCCCCCCGGTCCTGAAGAAGGCCGAGTGGCCCTTTGCCGCCACCGAAGCAGGCACCTTCAACGAACCGTGGGCAATGAGCTTCCTGCCCGATGGCAGCCTGCTGGTCAGCGAAAAGGCCGGCACCCTGCAGCATGTGGACCTGAAAACCGGCAAACGTGCAGCCATCAGCGGCGTGCCCAAGGTGGCCTACGCCGGCCAGGGCGGTTTCGGCGACGTGCTGCCGCACCCCGGCTTTGCCAAGAACCAGCTGGTGTATGTGAGCTATGCCGAAGCTGGCGAAGGCGACACCCGCGGCGCCGCCGTGGGCCGCGCCCGCCTGGTGCTGGCCGCCGATGGCAGCGGCACGCTGCAGGACTTCAAGGTGATCTGGCGCCAGACCCCGAAGGTGGAAGGCGGCGGCCATTACGGCCACCGGCTGGCGTTCGGTCCGGACGGCAAGTTGTGGATCACCTCCAGCGAACGCCAGAAGTTCGATCCGGCCCAGGACATGGGCGGCAACCTCGGCAAGATCGTGCGCCTGAACGACGACGGCAGCGTGCCGGCCGACAACCCGTTCGCCTCGCAGGGCGGCGTGGCCGCGCAGGTCTGGTCGCTGGGCCACCGCAATGCGCTGGGCATCGCCTTCGATGCACGCGGCAAGCTGTGGGTGCACGAAATGGGCCCGGCCGGTGGCGACGAGCTCAACCTGATCCAGCGAGGCGCCAACTATGGCTACCCGATCGTATCCAACGGCAACCATTACGACGGTCGCGACATTCCCGACCACAGCACGCGCCCGGAATTCGCCGCGCCCAAGGTGACCTGGACGCCGGTGATTTCGCCGGCCGGTTTCATCATCTACAACGGCGCGCAGTTCCCGCAGTGGAAGGGCAGCGGCTTCATCGGCGGGCTGTCGTCCAAGGCGCTGGTGCGGGTGGCCTTCGATGGCGACAACGCGCGCGAGGCCGAGCGCTTCGACATGGGCGAGCGCATCCGCGAAGTGGAACAGGGCCCGGACGGCGCCATCTGGCTGCTGGAAGACGGGAAGAACGGCCGGTTGTTGAAGCTCACCCCGAAGGGGTGA
- the yiaA gene encoding inner membrane protein YiaA yields MKQQVHKPSPAFIAASWAALLLGAAAYLVGLFNAEMALNEKGYYLTLLLFGLFAAVSLQKSVRDRVEDIPVSGLYYALCWFALLASLLLLLVGLWNATLLLSEKGFYGMAFALSLFGAVAVQKNTRDLMAAGGNVREIPPLPSGD; encoded by the coding sequence ATGAAACAACAGGTGCACAAGCCGTCCCCGGCCTTCATCGCCGCCTCGTGGGCAGCGCTGCTGCTGGGCGCGGCGGCCTATCTGGTTGGGCTGTTCAACGCCGAGATGGCGCTCAACGAGAAGGGCTACTACCTCACCCTGCTCCTGTTCGGCCTGTTTGCGGCGGTGTCGCTGCAGAAGAGTGTGCGTGATCGCGTCGAAGACATTCCGGTCAGCGGCCTGTACTACGCGCTGTGCTGGTTCGCCCTGCTGGCCTCGCTGCTGTTGCTGCTGGTGGGCCTGTGGAACGCCACGCTGCTGCTGAGCGAAAAGGGCTTTTACGGCATGGCCTTCGCCCTGAGCCTGTTTGGTGCGGTGGCGGTGCAGAAGAACACCCGCGACCTGATGGCCGCGGGTGGCAATGTGCGCGAGATCCCGCCGCTGCCCAGCGGCGACTAA
- a CDS encoding amino acid permease yields the protein MSAPADPQLERAVSRWQIVGLSINDVIGSGIYLLPAATVALLGPFSLWGVVAAGIVVALLVLCYAQAASYFDQPGGSYLYAREAFGRFAGFEIGWMIWLTRISSAAALSNALADAVARFWPWAGHDLGRVLIIVVSLGFLTAVNVAGVRSAARTGVILVIGKLLPLLLFVAIGAFYVDMDLAFSGVRPDPHDLQRMGEAALLLLYAYAGFENIPAAAGEYKNPRRDIPFALITMIISVTVIYGAVQLVAQGTLANLAASPTPLADAASRFGGEALALILTIGATISILGTNSNTMMMGPRFLFALARDGYGPKVLANVHPRFRTPAAAIVTQGVIALALALSGSFVQLALLSMTTRLFAYIGTAAAVLVLARRFRDRPGALKLPGGPVIPVLALVLCVALFVSASWQNIAAAGIAFAVGAVIYMLPRKDRPA from the coding sequence ATGAGCGCCCCGGCCGATCCCCAACTGGAACGCGCGGTCAGCCGTTGGCAGATCGTCGGGCTGTCGATCAACGATGTGATCGGCAGCGGCATCTACCTGCTGCCCGCCGCCACCGTCGCCCTGCTCGGGCCCTTCAGCCTGTGGGGCGTGGTTGCCGCCGGCATCGTGGTGGCGCTGCTGGTGCTGTGCTACGCGCAGGCGGCCAGCTACTTCGACCAACCCGGTGGCAGCTACCTGTACGCCCGCGAGGCGTTCGGGCGGTTTGCCGGGTTCGAGATCGGCTGGATGATCTGGCTCACCCGGATCAGCTCGGCCGCCGCGCTCAGCAACGCGCTGGCGGACGCAGTCGCACGGTTCTGGCCATGGGCCGGGCACGACCTCGGCCGCGTGCTGATCATCGTGGTGTCGCTGGGCTTCCTCACCGCCGTCAACGTGGCCGGCGTGCGTTCGGCCGCGCGCACCGGGGTGATCCTGGTGATCGGCAAGCTGTTGCCGTTGCTGCTGTTCGTGGCGATCGGCGCGTTCTACGTCGACATGGATCTGGCCTTCTCCGGGGTCCGCCCGGACCCGCACGACCTGCAGCGCATGGGCGAGGCGGCGTTGCTGCTGCTGTACGCCTATGCGGGCTTCGAGAACATCCCGGCCGCCGCGGGCGAGTACAAGAACCCGCGCCGCGACATTCCGTTCGCGCTGATCACCATGATCATCAGCGTCACCGTCATTTACGGTGCGGTACAGCTGGTGGCACAGGGCACGCTGGCCAACCTGGCCGCCTCGCCCACGCCGCTGGCCGACGCGGCCTCCCGCTTCGGCGGAGAAGCGCTGGCGCTGATCCTCACCATCGGCGCCACCATTTCCATCCTCGGCACCAACAGCAACACCATGATGATGGGCCCGCGCTTCCTGTTCGCCCTGGCCCGCGATGGCTACGGGCCGAAGGTGCTGGCCAACGTGCACCCGCGCTTCCGCACGCCGGCGGCGGCCATCGTGACCCAGGGCGTGATCGCATTGGCGCTGGCGCTGTCCGGTTCGTTCGTGCAGCTGGCGCTGTTGTCGATGACCACGCGCCTGTTTGCCTATATCGGCACGGCCGCGGCGGTGCTGGTACTGGCGCGCCGTTTCCGCGACCGCCCCGGTGCGTTGAAGCTGCCGGGTGGCCCGGTGATTCCGGTGCTGGCGCTGGTGCTGTGCGTGGCGCTGTTCGTGAGTGCCAGCTGGCAGAACATCGCCGCCGCCGGCATTGCCTTCGCGGTGGGCGCGGTGATCTACATGCTGCCGCGCAAGGACCGACCGGCCTGA
- a CDS encoding MurR/RpiR family transcriptional regulator yields MPPLVKIRSERDHMSAIERRIADFILDNAHLLRDYSSQQLASALGISQSSVVKFSQKLGFKGYPDLKYSIGQAVARAGNGTQAQAPAAADSNAYTGIAERLRLSKAAAEEETRVANPQADVEAIVHLIDAAPKVFVYGLGDDGLYAREFAMRLSLLGMLTVHHADPILMMANLSAARANDVMLVFSEFGKLPQLFQLSRQFQDVGGKVVSITRHSANPLRAHADASLVLCAHDPAPHLAQLLYRASLQSLLDFVFVLLCHANPDRHRQLGVNLERIEHLIDT; encoded by the coding sequence ATGCCCCCTCTGGTGAAAATCCGCTCCGAGCGTGACCACATGTCGGCAATCGAACGCCGCATCGCCGACTTCATCCTCGACAACGCCCACCTGCTGCGCGACTACTCGTCCCAGCAGCTGGCCAGCGCACTGGGGATCAGCCAGTCCAGCGTGGTCAAGTTCAGCCAGAAGCTGGGCTTCAAGGGCTACCCCGACCTGAAGTACTCCATCGGCCAAGCGGTGGCCCGCGCCGGCAACGGCACCCAGGCCCAGGCGCCGGCCGCGGCCGACAGCAACGCCTACACCGGTATCGCCGAGCGCCTGCGGCTGAGCAAGGCCGCCGCCGAGGAAGAGACCCGGGTGGCCAACCCGCAGGCCGATGTCGAGGCCATCGTGCACTTGATCGACGCCGCGCCCAAGGTGTTCGTCTACGGCCTGGGCGACGACGGCCTGTATGCGCGCGAGTTCGCCATGCGGCTGTCTTTGCTGGGCATGCTCACCGTGCACCACGCCGACCCGATCCTGATGATGGCCAACCTGTCGGCGGCACGCGCCAACGACGTGATGCTGGTGTTTTCCGAGTTCGGCAAGCTACCGCAGTTGTTCCAGCTGTCGCGCCAGTTCCAGGACGTGGGCGGCAAGGTGGTGTCGATCACCCGGCACAGCGCCAACCCGCTGCGCGCGCACGCCGATGCGTCCCTGGTGCTGTGCGCGCACGACCCGGCGCCACACCTGGCCCAGCTGCTGTACCGTGCCTCATTGCAGTCCCTGCTGGATTTCGTCTTCGTGCTGCTGTGCCATGCCAACCCGGACCGCCACCGCCAGCTCGGGGTGAACCTGGAACGGATCGAACACCTGATCGATACCTGA
- a CDS encoding dipeptide epimerase, producing the protein MKITDIELGMLRVPLKTPFKTALRTVDTVEDVVVLVRTDTGHTGYGEAPATAVITGDTHGSIIEAINSFIKPRLIGQDVANLNHVCALIQSAMERNTSAKAAVEIAVYDLWAQLHKAPLYQMLGGGDPVITTDITISVDYIDKMVADSLSAIERGFESLKIKVGKDIGLDIERVKAIHAAVQGRALLRLDANQGWTAKQAVHAMRTLEEAGVVLELLEQPVKAADISGLKYVTDRVNTPVMADESVFNPGQVVDLIQQRAADIINIKLMKTGGLSNAIRIADIAAIYGVPCMIGCMIESSISVAAAVHLAVAKSDVITKVDLDGPSLGQFNPVSGGVNFNESEITISDAPGLGITEVRGLEMITPPRW; encoded by the coding sequence ATGAAGATCACCGACATCGAACTTGGCATGCTGCGCGTGCCGTTGAAGACCCCGTTCAAGACCGCGCTGCGCACCGTGGATACGGTGGAAGACGTGGTGGTGCTGGTGCGCACCGATACCGGCCATACCGGCTACGGCGAAGCGCCGGCCACCGCGGTGATCACCGGTGATACCCACGGCTCGATCATCGAGGCCATCAACAGTTTCATCAAGCCGCGCCTGATCGGCCAGGACGTGGCCAACCTCAACCATGTGTGCGCGCTGATCCAGAGTGCGATGGAACGCAACACCAGCGCCAAGGCCGCGGTGGAGATCGCGGTGTACGACCTGTGGGCGCAGCTGCACAAGGCGCCGCTGTACCAGATGCTGGGCGGTGGCGACCCGGTGATCACCACCGACATCACCATCAGCGTGGACTACATCGACAAGATGGTGGCCGATTCGCTGTCGGCGATCGAACGCGGTTTCGAGTCGCTGAAGATCAAGGTGGGCAAGGACATCGGCCTGGACATCGAACGGGTCAAGGCGATCCACGCCGCCGTGCAGGGGCGTGCGCTGCTGCGCCTGGACGCCAACCAGGGCTGGACCGCCAAGCAGGCGGTGCACGCGATGCGCACGCTGGAAGAGGCCGGGGTGGTGCTGGAACTGCTGGAACAGCCGGTGAAGGCCGCCGACATCAGCGGGCTGAAGTACGTCACCGACCGGGTCAACACGCCGGTGATGGCCGATGAGAGCGTGTTCAACCCCGGCCAGGTGGTCGACCTGATCCAGCAACGCGCCGCGGACATCATCAACATCAAGCTGATGAAGACCGGCGGGCTGTCCAACGCGATCCGCATCGCCGACATCGCCGCCATCTACGGGGTACCGTGCATGATCGGCTGCATGATCGAGTCGAGCATCAGCGTGGCGGCGGCCGTGCACCTGGCGGTGGCCAAGAGCGATGTGATCACCAAGGTGGACCTGGACGGACCGTCGCTGGGGCAGTTCAACCCGGTCAGCGGCGGGGTGAATTTCAACGAATCGGAGATCACCATCAGCGACGCGCCCGGGCTGGGCATCACCGAGGTGCGGGGGCTGGAGATGATCACGCCGCCGCGGTGGTGA
- a CDS encoding SH3 domain-containing protein, which yields MTRAAAKRVLALLLAVSGAPAWAADGSAPGTPDPGAPLPYVVDLHEAHLTPQYWAARLPNADAVILDRAQIDAQNARMRAEDASIHDLRALPAQLPRAQVLAAVQALSKWPEKTLYGVDGKPLGAAQRSASVDNLALAAIPAQRALQYGLVTHRAALRAFPTSLRVFTTQGDTDIDRFQESALFPGDAVAVMHESADGQWLFVTSERYAAWIEKRFVGIGDAATVLGYGQRGPYRVITGATAFTAYTPEEPRVSRLQLDMGVRLPVLADWPPGTPVNGQQAHAGYVLQLPVRNDDGRLALVPALLPRSQDSAADYLPLTPRTLLTQAFKFLGERYGWGHDYDTRDCSGFVSEIYRSVGVLMPRNTSAQAVSPALDRIAFAGKDSKARRTTAVNQLQVGDLVYIPGHVMMTIGHVDGRTWVIHDTAGGSWSGPDGTRVQAHLNGVSVTPLEPMMASDTVSYIDRITNIQRLRAKTPE from the coding sequence ATGACCCGCGCCGCCGCCAAACGCGTGCTGGCACTGTTGCTGGCGGTGTCCGGCGCGCCGGCGTGGGCCGCCGACGGCAGCGCGCCCGGCACCCCCGACCCGGGCGCGCCGCTGCCGTATGTGGTGGATCTGCATGAGGCCCACCTCACCCCGCAGTACTGGGCCGCCCGCCTGCCCAATGCCGATGCGGTGATCCTGGACCGCGCCCAGATCGACGCGCAGAACGCGCGCATGCGCGCCGAAGATGCCTCCATCCACGACCTGCGCGCACTGCCCGCACAGCTGCCGCGTGCACAGGTACTGGCCGCGGTGCAGGCACTGTCGAAGTGGCCGGAGAAAACCCTGTACGGCGTGGATGGCAAGCCGCTCGGTGCGGCGCAGCGCAGCGCCAGCGTGGACAACCTGGCGCTGGCGGCCATTCCCGCACAACGCGCGCTGCAGTACGGACTGGTCACCCATCGCGCCGCACTGCGCGCCTTCCCCACCTCGCTGCGGGTGTTCACCACCCAGGGCGACACCGATATCGACCGCTTCCAGGAATCGGCGCTGTTCCCCGGCGACGCGGTGGCGGTGATGCATGAAAGCGCCGATGGCCAATGGCTGTTCGTCACCAGCGAGCGCTATGCGGCATGGATCGAGAAACGCTTCGTCGGCATCGGCGATGCGGCCACGGTGCTCGGCTACGGCCAGCGCGGGCCGTACCGGGTGATCACCGGCGCGACCGCCTTCACCGCCTACACGCCGGAAGAACCGCGCGTGTCGCGCCTGCAGCTGGACATGGGCGTGCGGCTGCCGGTGCTGGCCGACTGGCCGCCGGGCACCCCGGTGAACGGCCAGCAGGCGCACGCCGGTTACGTGCTGCAGCTGCCGGTGCGCAATGACGATGGTCGCCTGGCGCTGGTACCAGCGCTGCTGCCGCGCTCGCAGGACAGTGCGGCCGACTACCTGCCGCTGACCCCGCGCACCCTGCTCACCCAGGCCTTCAAGTTCCTTGGCGAGCGCTACGGCTGGGGCCACGACTACGACACCCGCGACTGCAGCGGCTTCGTGTCCGAGATCTACCGCAGCGTGGGCGTGCTGATGCCGCGCAACACCAGCGCGCAGGCGGTGAGCCCGGCGCTGGACCGTATCGCCTTCGCCGGCAAGGACAGCAAGGCCCGGCGCACCACGGCGGTGAACCAGCTGCAGGTGGGCGACCTGGTCTACATCCCCGGCCACGTCATGATGACCATCGGCCATGTGGACGGCCGCACCTGGGTAATCCATGACACCGCCGGCGGCAGCTGGTCCGGCCCCGACGGCACCCGCGTGCAGGCGCACCTCAACGGCGTGTCGGTGACCCCGCTGGAGCCGATGATGGCCAGCGACACCGTGAGCTACATCGACCGCATCACCAACATCCAGCGCCTTCGAGCCAAGACTCCTGAATGA